TAGATATTTGTTGTACTCAGATTGGGAATTTTGATTTCGAATAAGAAGATATTTCTTGTCTAGGTGATCCAGAGTGGGATTTAGGATTCTTTTGGCCTTTGATGGGGTGGGACGCAAACGCACCTGTATAAGGGCGTGGTTTATCAGGGATAGTAGCCAAGTTTTATAGAGGAGGATTGTTTCTTTGTCGATCATCCAGTAAGGGAACTAGATGAAGGAGATGTGACCCCTTTCgtgggtttttggtttgtagGAGTATTCTTCTGGGATTTCTATTTCGGAGCACTTCTTGTAGGCCATTAGGGTTGGAATCTCTTGAGCCTGTGCTATTGCGTCGCATAGGAAGTTTGCGACAAAGTAAACGGATTTCATGGAGGTGTTGTTTCCGGGTATTGGGAACTCTATTAGGTCTGGGTCTGCATTGGTGTTGGTTAGTGCAACAACGGGTATTCCcatttttttggcttctttaaggCAAGTTACGTCCTCTTGGGGGTTGAAGAGGATGATTAGTTCCGGTAGTTTATTTAGATTTTTGATTCCTCCGTAGAATTTCTCCAgtttgtccttttgtttctgtattttgattAGTTCCTTCTTGGTGTATACGGATTGCATTTCCGGATCCTCTAGCAGGGTCTCCAGGTAATTTAGCTTCTTGATGTTTAGGCTTATGGTTTTGAAATTGGTCAATAGACCTCCAA
The nucleotide sequence above comes from Rattus rattus isolate New Zealand unplaced genomic scaffold, Rrattus_CSIRO_v1 PGA_scaffold_48, whole genome shotgun sequence. Encoded proteins:
- the LOC116889676 gene encoding 30S ribosomal protein S2-like, whose amino-acid sequence is MAPEQQEENQLVEIETLETVEFNVGLYSKFWNPKMRPYISAKANGKYLFDTEISRILLGRAYQYILDLAGANADILLVGVKNKNTAPIIADAAKRVKTFHLTQRWLGGLLTNFKTISLNIKKLNYLETLLEDPEMQSVYTKKELIKIQKQKDKLEKFYGGIKNLNKLPELIILFNPQEDVTCLKEAKKMGIPVVALTNTNADPDLIEFPIPGNNTSMKSVYFVANFLCDAIAQAQEIPTLMAYKKCSEIEIPEEYSYKPKTHERGHISFI